In Betaproteobacteria bacterium, the genomic window GTGCGCAGCTCGTGGCTCATGTTGGACAGGAAGCGCGACTTCATCTCGTCCGCCCGGCGCAGGTGCATCGCCTTCTCGTCCAACTCCGCATACAGCGCGACGACCCCCCGGTTGGTGTCCTCCAGCTCCCGGTTGAGCGTCACCAGTTCGTCCTGCCGCTGTCGCACTTCCTCGAGTGCGCGCAACAGCTCGCGGTTCTGCTGTTGGATCTCCTGCAGGGGCGTGGCCGGCGGATTGGCGGCCAGTGCATTGGCCAGCGCGGCGAGATCCGTGCGCCCGAGGACAGCCGTCCCGGGGGGCAGGATCTTCTTCAGCGTGACGTCGGTGCCCTCGCCGGGCGCCGAACGGATGCCGAACTGATCCATGAGGCGACGTGCGCCCAGAATGCCCAGGCCCATGCCCGTGGAGGACCGGTACCGGCCGTCGAGTATGGCGTTGAGGTCGCGTATTCCCGGGCCCCGATCCGCGATGCGGACGATCAGCAGCTGCGGCGCGCTGGTGCCCTCCAGTTCGAACTCGACCCGCCCCTTGCCGGCGTAGCGGAAGGCGTTGCGCGCGATCTCGGATACTGCCGTGGCGATGCGCGTCTGGTCCTGCGCTTCGAAGCCGAGCAGCGCAGCGACCTGCCGCGCCCGCTGCCGGCTCGCGACGACGTCCTGCTCGTGATCGATCGCGAGGGAGATCAGCCGTTGCGTCATGGAACCTCCGTGCCGAGGTTGCGGATCACGACGATCGTGGTGTCGTCGCGCCCGCGGCTGTGATCCCTGAACAGGGCACCGGCAATGAGAGACGGATGCCGCGCCACCAGGCCCGGATAGGCGGACGGGTCCCAGCGGGACGTCATGCCATCCGAATAGGCATACAGGAGCGCTCCGGCGGGAAACGGGAAATCGAACGTCTGGAACTTGCGCACCTGGTGTCCCAGGATGCCGTTGTGCGAGGCAAGGCTGCGGGAAGTGTCGCCGACGCAGACCATGCAGCCGATGTTCCCTACCCCGCAGAAAGCGCCGGTTCCTCCCGCGGGACGCAAGTCCACCACTGCAGCGGCAGCGCCGCGGGTGGGCCGCAAGGCGAGGTGCACCGACTCGAGACAGTCCTGCGGGGAAGTGGCGCCCGAATTTTCCACGACTTCCGTTGCCCGCCTTGCCGCCTCCGCCGCCTCGGGCCCATGGCCCAGCCCGTCGACCACGATGAGCCGATGGCGGCAGCCTGACGCATGGAGGCCCCAACTGTCCCCGGACACGAGTTCGCCCTTGAGCGGAACACACACGGCTCCGTACTCCAGATGGCGCGGCGGCGCGGGCGGATCATCGCGCCACACGACGCAGCGCAGGATCGTTCCCTCCCCGCTCCGGGAATGGATCTGGAGGTCCGAGGCGAGCCGTGACAGCGCGCCCATGCCCCAGCCCGGCGAGCCCGCGGTGGAGTGGCCGTCCCGCATGCTGGCGGTGACGCTGGCCATGCCGGGCCCCCGGTCCAGCGCCAACACCTCCACTCCCCGCGCCCGGGCGTCGGAACGCCGCTGCAGGACGAGCGTGCCGTTCCCGGCGTGCTTGACCATATTGGACACCGCCTCGGTCACCACCAGCGCCAGGACACCGGCCCGTTCCTCGTTGAAGCCCATTGCGCCGGCCATGATCGAAGCCTGACGGCGGGCTTCCGCCACGGCGCTCCCCTCGTCCACCGAGAGTGCGATGCCGCCGCTGCTCATGCGCGCCACCGCGTGATGGTGATCCGCGTGCCTTGTCCCGGGATCGAGTCGATGTCGAATTCGCTCGACAGGCGCTTGGCGCCGCCCAGGCCCAGCCCCAGACCGTTGCCCGTGGTGAAGCCGTCCTTGAGTGCGCGCTCTATGTCGGGAATGCCAGGGCCGCGATCTGCAAAGACCAGGCGCAAGCCCGTGCGTCCGGCGTGCGAGAGCGATTCGATGGTGACTTCGCCGCCACCCCCGTAGTCGAGCGTGTTGCGCGCCAGTTCGCTGGCGGCCGTGACCACCTTGGTCTGGTCGACCAGTCCGAAACCCTGGGCGAGCGCCCTCTCACGAACGGCCTGACGCATGCGGACGATGTCCTCCGAGCTGCGAATCGGCAGAGTCGCGTGATCGGCCACGCCGCCGCTTCCTGCGCCGCGGGCAGAAGTCGTCACAGACGCTGCTTCACTCGCGTCTGCAGCAGTGCCATGCCTTTCTCCACGTTCAGCGCCGTTTGCACGCCGACGAGAGGCAATCCGAGTTCCACCAGCGTGATCGCGACCGACGGCTGCATACCCACCACGACGGTCTCGGCGTCCAGCACGCGGGCCATCCCCGCGATGTTGGCCACCATCCGTCCGATGAAAGAATCCACCATGTCCAGCGCGGAGATGTCGATGAGCACGCCGCGTGACCGTTCCGCCGCGATGCGATTCGTGAGGTCTTCCTGCAGCGCCAGGGCGAGCCGGTCGTGCATGTCCACCTGGATGGTGACCAGCAGGAACCTGCCCATCTTCAGGATCGGGATGCGGTCCACGGTCCTCTAGCCCTCGGAGTGCGCGCCGGCCACGATGCGGGCGCCCGTGCGCTGCAGCGCGACCGCAAAGGCATCCGCCAGCGTCGCCTTGGTCACGACCTCCCCCAGATCGACCCCCAGATGCACGATGGTCTGGGCGATCTGCGGCCGGATGCCGCTGATGATGCAATCCGCCCCCATGAGGCGGGTGGCGGCGATGGTTTTCAGCAGGTGCTGCGCAACCAGCGTGTCCACGGTGGGCACCCCGGTGATATCAAGAATGGCGATGGCCGCGCCCGTGTCCACGATGCGTTGCAGCAGCGTTTCCATCACCACCTGCGCACGCGAGGAGTCGAGGGTCCCCACGAGCGGCAGCGCGACGATGTCGTCCCACAGCTGCACGACCGGCGTCGACAGCTCGAGCAGTTCGCGCTGCTGGCGCACGATGACTTCCTCGCGCCTTCTCTGGTACGCCTCCGTAGTGAACAGCCCCATCTTGTCCACCAGTTCGGTCGTGTACCAGAGGGTGTCGGCCAGCGCCTGACCGTCGTGCCGCAATTTCTCCCGCAGCACCGAGAACAGCGCTTCCTTGAGCGAGAACACGAAGGTCGCCGTTTCCGACGGACTGAAACCCTGGTGCGCGCGGCTCGCCGAGATGTCTTCCAGCATGTGCCTCACATCGGTCCATTCGGTCCTGAAGATGTCGGTGGAGGTGGCATGTTCCAGCGCGGCCAGGAGCGCGCGCAGAAATTCGGTCGACTGCGTGGCGAGCGCCTTTTCGCCGATGAGGTCAGGGCGAAAGGCGGCAGATGCCTTCTGCCGCGCAACCCAGTCTTCCAGAATATTGGTTTCGTGCGCTTCGAGCAGACCGCGCAGCTGCTGCGGAGTGATGGCGTTCATTGGGCTTCCGTGGTGATGAGCGTGCGGAGGAACGGGAAACGGCTGCAGGCGCGATGCACCGGCATACCGTCCGGGAGCTGGCGTGCAGTTTCAGGAGATCGGCCGGACGCCGGCCGGGGCCGCCGGCTTCGCGGCTGCGGCGATCCCGGACCGGCCATGGACATTCGCACGCGAGGGCACCTGCCCCGGCGTACCGGCAATAAAGGAAGGCGAGCGGTGCGCAGGCAACACACGCAAAGCGCAGCGCGTCGCACTCCGGGCCACAGGCCCGGATGCAGAGGCGGATGCATAGGACGACTCGTCGGTTCGGGGAAAAACGCAACGCCCGCAGGATCCCTTCATTTCCGGTCCTGTCTGTCAGCACCACGCCGTTGTCATTCTAGGGAAGACGGCCGTAGTTAGACAAATGACTTCTGTTCAAATTGCAGGAATCCGCGCTCAACACACCGTAACCTGCACCGATCCCCTGTCCAAAAGTGAAGGGACCGCAGAGCACCCGCAATTCGTTCCGATGCGCGACCGGGAATCGCTCCCGACATCACCATTCAGGTCCGCTCCGCCCTGCCGATAACTGCACCATCATCGAGCATCAGGTGCCTTGCCCGCTCACGCGCGCCTCGCCCCGGATGCCCGTGACACGTCGGCCCGACCGGCCGGATCGCCGAACCCCCCGCATGTGTTCGGCCTCGCCCTCCGCCAGGTCCCATCCCCTCCTTCTCCCGGACCCGTTTCCGCCGGGAGCACTCGCCGTCAATCGCTCGCAGCCATGGCGCACCCACACCGCGAACCGCGCGGCGTGCCGTCGCCGCTTCGCCATCGGGACAAAGGGAACAACGATGCTCGGAAAGCTCACCATCCGCCGCAGGCTCGCCTACGGCTTCGGCTTCTTCTTCGCAATGCTGGCCGTCTCGGGCCTGCTGGGGCTCAACCGGCTGTCGAGCCTGGACTCGACACTGGACAGGATCGTGACCGTGGATTGGAACAAGACGGTCCTGGCCAACGAGGCCATGGACCTCATGAATGCGAATGCGCGCGAGACCTTCCTGCTCTTCCTGACGGACGACCGGGCTCCGGTAAAGGAGCGCATCGGGAAGAACGTCCTGGCGATCACCGAGCGACTGGACAAGCTGGAGAAGCTTCTCTATCGCCCCGAGGGACAGTCGCTGCTCGCCGAGGTGAAGTCCCGGCGCAGCGAGTACGTGGCGTCCTTCCACGAGGTGTCCCGGCTGCTGGACGCGGGGCAGACGGCCGAGGCGTCGCGCCGCATGTCCTCGGAGACCGTTCCGCGTCTCGCCGCGCTGCTCGGCTCGGTGACCCGGCTCATCGAGTTCCAGGGCACGATCCTCGAGCAAAGCGGCCGGCAATCGCATGAAACCTATACCACTGCGCGCAACGTGATTTCGCTGTTCCTGGCCATCGGCGGCATCGCCGCCGTGCTGCTCGCGGTCTCGATCATCCGGTCGGTCATGCGGCCGCTGGGCGGCGAGCCCGACGAGGCGAAAGCGGTGGTGCAACGAATCGCCGGGGGCGATCTCACGCACGAGATCGTGCTGCAGCCGGGCGACCGTACCAGTCTGCTTGCGGCCATGCGTGACATGCAGACCAGCCTGCGAAACATGATCAGCGAGCTGAAATCGAACTCCGACAGCGTTTCGGGGGCTGCGCAACAGCTTTCCGCCGCGGCCGTCCAACTCGCCGCGGGCACGGCGCGGCAGAGCGAATCTGCCTCGAGCATGGCTTCGGCAGTGGAGGAAATGACGGTCTCGATCACTCACGTGGCCGAAAGCGCGGACGTCGCCCGCCAGGCCACGAACGAAACCGGCCTGCAGTCGTCCAGCGGACGGCAGGTGATCGGCAACACCGTGGAGGAGATGGGCAAGATCTCGGAAGCCGTGGAAGCGGCGTCCGCGATCATCCACGACGTGGGTGACGAGTCGCAGAAGATCTCCGGCATCGTCCAGGTCATCAAGGACGTGGCGGAGCAGACGAATCTGCTCGCCCTCAATGCCGCCATCGAGGCCGCCCGGGCCGGCGAGACGGGGCGCGGCTTCGCCGTGGTGGCCGACGAGGTGCGCAAGCTGTCGGAGCGCACCGCCGCCGCCACCACCGAGATCGCCGCGATGATCCTCTCGGCACAGAACCGCGCTCAGGCCGCTGTCACCACGATGCAGGGCGTGGTGACCCGCGTGAGCAGCGGCGTGGCGCTCGCCCACCGTGCCGGCGAATCCATGAGCGCGATCGGCGACAGCGCGGAGAAGCTCGTGGGCACCGTGAACGAGATCTCCCGGGCGCTCAAGGAACAGAGCGTGGCGAGCAACGACATTGCCGGCAACATCGAGCGGGTCGCGCAGATGTCGGAGGAGAACAGCGCGGCGACGCGCGCCGCGGCCGAGACGGCCCACCGTCTCGAGAAGCTCGCCGTCGAAGCGCACGAGGCCGTGAGCCGCTTCAGCCTCTAGGACGGGCCGGATCGATGTGCGTGATGGGGACGAAGTGTGGGCAGGCGGATGACGCGACGGGTCGAGCCGCCGTGTGCCGGAGCACACAAGGCTTCCGCCGACGAAGTCAGCCGCCCGCCTTGCCATCGCCCGATTCCCACGGCCACACGATCCGCGACCCTCGAGCAGACCCCCACTCACCGCCATGATCACGATGCCCGGGCTGACGGAGCGCGAACCGTCGGCCGATGAATCCCCCGTGGGTCCCGGCCTTCCCTTGCCGCCCGCCCCACCACAGGAACGCCCCTTCTGGGTGCTCCTGCTGTCCTTCACGGTGCTCGTCCTCGTCATCGTCGCCGCCGGCGTCCTTGCCCACCGCCGCGCGGAATCTGCCGCCAAGGCGGAGGTGCAGACGGTCCTCAGCGCCGTGACGTCCATCAAGATCGCCCAGATCGAGTCCTGGCGCGCAGAACTCCACGACCGCGCGCTGACGCTCGCGACCGATCCCGCATTCGCTCGCGACGTCGACGCACTCGAGCGAAGCGCGCGGCGCGAGACGCCGCGGCTGCGGGACATCGCGTTCCGCCTGCAGGCCCTTCTGCGCACGCGCCAGTTCTCGGCGGTGACGGTCTTCGACCGCAGGGGCCGCGTGATCGATTCGGCGGGAGATGCCGTCATCCCCGCCGACGCCCCTCCGGACGACGGCTACAGCGAGGATCCGGTCCAGTGGCAGGACCTCCAGATATTCGGCGACGCCGGTGCCATCCGCATGGCCCTGCACGTGTGCATCGGGCAGAACGGAAGCGATCCGGCCGCGGCCTGTCCGAGTCTCAGACTCGAAGTCGATCCATCGCAGTACCTCTATCCCATCGTCCAGGCCAATCCCACAGGCAGCGCCACGGCGGAGACGTTCCTGTTCCGGACCGAGGACGAACGGATCGTCTATCTCAACGCGCTCAAGCACCGTCCCGGCCCCCCCCTGGCCCTGCACGTGGATGCGAACCGGCCAGAGCTGCTCGCCGCCCAGGTGATGAAAGGCTACGAGGGAATGCTGGAGGGAGAGGACTATCGCCGCGTGCGCGTGGTCGGCTACGGCAGGAAGGTTCCGGCTTCGCCCTGGTCGCTCGTGTCCAAGGTGGACGCCGCGGAAGTCTATGCGCCGCTTGTCCGGCAGACCCGCACGATCCTGGTTGCCACCCTCTCGGCCGTTCTGCTGTGCGGACTGACGGTCGGATCGTGGTGGCGGCAGCAACGGACGCGCGTGGCGCTGGAGCGGCTGCGGGCGGAGGAAGCGCGGCGCGCGCTGGCCCGGCACTACGGCTCCCTCACGCGGACTTCCAACGACGTGATCCTGCTGGCCGACGGCGAGCGCCGGATCGTCGAGATCAACGAGAGGGCGGCTGCGCAATACGGCGTCCCGCCCGACGATCTCGTTGGCATGCGTCTGCGCGACCTCTGCAGCCTCGATGCGGTCGAGGCGCACGAACTCGACTGGATGCGCTGTGGCGAACGCGGGCTGCTGTTCGAGACGGAACACCGGCGGGCCGACGGCACCGTGTTCCCGGTGGAGATCAGCGGACGCGCGCTGACGGACGCGCAGGGCGTCTGGTACCAGGCGGTCATCCGCGACATCAGCGACCGCCGGCGGCTGGAGAGCCGGATGCGGCTGTACTCCATGGTGTTCGAGACGACCGGCGACGCCGTACTCATCACCGACGAGCGCCAGCGCATCATCGCCGTCAATCCTGCCTTTCTCGAGATCACCGGCTACACGCTGGACGAGGTGATCGGCCAGACGCCTCGCCTGCTCTCGTCCGGCCGGCAGGACCGCGAGTTCTATTCGCGCATGTGGACTGCCATCGCACGGACCGGTCACTGGCAGGGGGAGATCTGGAACCGGCGCAAGGACGGCAGCGTGTATCCGGAGTGGCAGCACATCAGCGTCGTGCAGGATCTCGCCGGAAGAGTGACCCACTACGTCGCCATCTTTTCCGACATCAGCGAGCGCAAGGCAACGGAGGAAAGGATCAATCACCTCGCCCAGCACGATCCTCTGACGGACCTGCCCAACCGGTTCCTGATGCAGGAGAGGCTGGAAGATGCCATCGTGGTCGCTCGCCAGCAGAAGCACCGGGTGGGCGTGATGCTGATCGATCTGGATCGCTTCAAGAACATCAACGACTCCCTCGGACATCCCGTGGGAGACCGCCTCCTGCAGGGCGTCGCGTCCCGGCTCGCTCACGCGTTGCGGCGAAACGACACGGTCTGCCGTCTGGGCGGAGACGAGTTCGTGGTGATCGTTCCCGATGTGAAGGACACCAACTACCTCGGCGCGGTGGCCGACCGGCTGCTCGATGCGCTGGCGGAAGACTTCCACCTGGACGACCACGACATCCATGTGACGACGAGCATCGGCGTATCGGTGTACCCGGACGACGGCGAGGACATGGACGTGCTGATCCGGAATGCCGATACGGCCATGTACCAGGCCAAGGAAAAGGGCCGCAACGGCTACCAGTTCTTCACCGCGGACATGAACGAACGGGCGCTCGAGCGGCTCACGCTCGAGTCCGAACTGCGTGCGGGCCTGTCGCGGCGGGAGTTCGTGCTGCACTACCAGCTCCAGTGTTCCATGGCGACCGGGCGGGTGGTCGGTGTGGAGGCGCTCGTGCGATGGAACAGCCCCAAGCTGGGCCTCGTGCCCCCGGCACGATTCATCTCCGTCGCGGAGGAGAGCGGCCTCATCATTCCGCTGGGGGAATACCTGCTCACGCAGGCGTGCCGTCAGAGACGGATCTGGCTGGACCAGGGGCTTACCGATTTTCCGGTATCGGTGAACGTCTCGCCCCTGCAGTTCCGCGACGACAACTTCGACCAGCGGGTGGCGAACGTGCTGCTCGAGACACGGCTGCCCGCCCGGCTGCTGGACCTGGAACTGACCGAGAGCGCCGTCATGCACCGGGGAGTGGAGACTGTGCAGATGCTGGAGCGTCTCAAGGCGCTGGGCGTCACCCTGTCGATCGACGATTTCGGGACCGGCTATTCGAGCCTCGGCTATCTCAAGAGCTTCCCCATCGACCGGCTGAAGATCGACCGCTCGTTCGTGCGGGACCTGCTGGAAGACGCGAACGACGTCGCCATCGTCCGGGCCATCGTGGCGCTGGGTCACACCCTGGAACTGCGAGTGATCGCCGAAGGCGTGGAGACGGCGGAGCAGTGCGCCCTGCTGAGAAACACCGGTTGCGACGAATGTCAGGGATTCCTGCTGGGAATGCCGATGGAGGCGCACCTGGTTCCACGCGCGTGCGTCACTGCGCGCGACCGGCTCTTCCACGACGCGGCAGCAGACGAAGTGGCTTAGGATCGGCCGGGCATCGGGAATCCGATCGGCACGCAGCGCTCGCCGCAGATCCTGTCCGCCCGCAGCAGGTCCCTTCTCCTTCAAGGAGAAGGACAGGATGAGGATGGGTCGCGCAAAGCTCGGGCGTCAGTCGTCCGGCGTCCTGGAAGAATCCTGCCGGCGTGGCTCAACCCATCCTCACCCCCGCCCCTCTCCTTGAAGGAGAGGGGAGCCATCTGCGCGTCGCGCCTCTCGGATCCCATCCTCACCCCCGCCCCTCTCCTTGAAGGAGAGGGGAGCTATCTGCGCTTCGCGCCTCTCGGATCCCATCCTCGCCCCCGCCCCTCTGTTCCATCCCAGAAAGCCTTCGACTTTCGAGGGGCGCCCGCTTGATCGAGAGGGGAGTGATCTGCGCTTCGCGCACGCAGGATCGATCACGGCGCTCCGTTCGTCCGCGTCTCCCTTTGACGACAACACCATGCCATCACCATTCCCGTATGGCGATGCGCATATGGCCCGGACGATGTCACCGCGCGATTCTCCAATACTGGCGCTATGGAACGACGCGCGCGCAACAAAGTGTCGATTGACTTCGCGATCACGCCTATGTCATCTTGACCAAATAAAAGAAGTCAACGAAACAAAACCTGCAATCGTCGGAGGAGACCGTGCCGATGAAATCCCGGAACGTCGCGTTGCCGTCGCATGTGGTTCCCTCGGGTCTCGTGCGCCGCATCATCACCGATGCAGTCCGTCATGCATTCGGTCCCGATCCCTCCTCCGCTGGCACCGCGCCTCCTCGCCGGCGCCGCATCGAATTCGAATCGCTCGAAGCGCGTCTGCTGCTGTCCGCGGACTTGCTGCCGACGGTGGTGCCACCTGCGGATGCGGCAGAGCAGCAACACGTCGTGAGCGTTTCTGCGGAGAGTCCGTCCGCGGATCCGCTTCTGGCGGCCGCAGCGCAGAGTGTGACCGGTAGCGGCTCCGTCACCGCCCCCGCAGGCCGGGTGACCATCGAAGTTCTTCCGCCTCCGTCGCCTTCTGGCAACGACGCCCCCCAAGCCAGCCCAGCCGGTATCACGGGGTTGAACTACATCGCCGCCAGTGGCAGCACGCTCGACGCGGTGCTTTCCCTGTCGCGCATCGACGGTGTGGACACGGCGCTGCTGCGTGATGCCGCCACCGGCACCCTTCTCGCCTCCCACACGCTCGACTCGTCGCTCGAAGTCAGCATCGTGGGTGGCAGCGGGGCCGACAGGCTCCGGCTTGAATGGACCGATGCCGCGATGGCCTCCCGCCTGTCCGTGCGATTCGCGGGTGGCGAAGGGTCGGACACGCTCGCGGGCACGGCGCTGGACAGCGAATGGACGGTGGACGGGCTCGACCGCGGGCACGTGGGCGGCGTCGCGTTCGAAGGCGTCGAGAACCTGCTGGGCGCTGCAGGCAACCGCGATGAATTCACGGTGCTGGCGGGAGGATCCCTCAGCGGTGGCCTCGATGGGAACACGGGCGGCTTCGACACCCTGGTGCTCGGCCCCGGCGCATTCTCCTCGGTGATCTATCTGGCGACGGGCCCGGATTCCGGGACGATCGAGCGTGACGGCGACCTGCTGAGGTACGCCGGCCTGGAGCCGATCTTCGACAACACGTCGACCACGAACCGGATCATCCGCACCAGCAATCTCACGGACAACGCGCGGCTCACGGACCTCGGCGCGCAGTTCTCGCTCACGAGCCTGGATCCCGTTCCGACGTTCGAGAGCATCACCTTCGCCAAGCCGAGCGCGTCCCTCACGATCAATCTGGGCAACGACCTCGGAATACCGCTCACGGCCGACCGGCTGGAGATCCAGGCGCTCTCGTTCAACGGCGCACTGACGATCAACGGCGAAGGCGGCAACGACGCCGTGACGATCACCGGCAGCGTGAACCTCTCCGGCAATCCGTTCGCCGTCAATACGGAGCAGATCACCGTCGACCCGGGCGTCGTCGTGATGGCCGGGAACATCACCTTCAATGCCGCCGCCGCGGTGGGCAGCATCGGCACCCCGGACACATTCCCTCTGGCCAACGCCGCGGCGCTCATCGCGGTGAACGGTGCCACGCTTACGGGGGGAACCATCAGCCTCACCGCAACCGCGTCGCTCGTCTCCAGCGTCACCAATCCGTTGCCCAATGTTCCCGGCGCGGGCCTGGGCGCCACCCTGTCCGCCGAAGTTGCGCTCACCGGCAACGCGGCGATCAACGCGAGCGGGAGCTTTACCGCAAACGCGACCTCCACCGTCAACGCCACGGTGCAGGCCAATGCCGTCGCACCGGGCGGGCCGACCGAGGTGGCGTCCGCGCTGCCGGCCATCAGCACCACGGCGCGCAGCCGCATGTCGAACAGCGCGACCGTCAGCGCGGGCGGCGCCTTCGCGCTGACTGCGGCCACGAATACCGTGGTGACCTCCACCGCCGACGGTATCGCCGCCACGACGACGGTTGGCAGCACCGTCGCGCTGACCAACATCACCGCCGTCACCGAGGCTTTCATCGAGGACGCCGCCAGCGTGACGGCAGCGGATTCCGTGGACATCACCGCCACGGCCACCGGCACGATCGCCACCACGGCCAATTCCACCCCGGCCGGCGCGACGGCTAATCCGCCGACGCTCGCGACGCTGGACATCGCGACCGCCGCCGGCCCCCAGACCGCGGCGGCGGCCCTCGCCGCCACCATTCTCGACAGCCGGACCCGCGCGTCGATCGATACCAGCGGAGTCATCACTTCCGACAGCACCGTCGATCTGCTGGCGTCCTCGGCTTTCGACGTCGACACGTTCGCCGACGGCACGCCCACCGACAACGCCACGAACAACGGCTTCGCCGTGGCAGCCAACATCACACGCATCGTCGACGAGGCCTTCGTCCAGGGCACGCCCACGATCACGGCGACGGCCCTCAATGTGCACACGGGCGGAGGCAGCACGCTCAATGTGCTGTCCCGTTCCGGTGCTGCCGGCCAGGACGGCCCCAACCCCGGCGTCAACGCGGCCTCCCTCGCCCTCAACAGCAACATCGGCGGCGGGACGATCCAGGGCAACCTGAGCCACGCCTACATCGGTGCCAACGCGAACATCACGTTCGTGGGCAACACCGATGTCGACGTGGCTGCCGTCAACACCACGGTGACGGACGCCTCGGCGGAACCCGAAGGTGCGGCCGTCATCGCGCAGGACACGGGCACGGGACGTTCCGTCGCCACGAACATCTCGGCCTACACGACGCTCGCGTCCGTGGACCCCGGCGCCGTCCTGACAGGCGCGGGGGACATGAGCGTCACGGCGACCGGTACCCAGACCTCGCTCATCTCCGCCCTAGCGGGCGCGCTGGCCGGGGTCAACGCGAGCGCCCAGACCGTGGCGGCGTCCGTCACCGCGAACTCGAGCCTCGTCACCATCGGAAGTGGCGCCTCGCTCGCCCTGAGCGGCACCTTCACCGCGCGTGCCAATCACCGCGCCACCAACGTCGTGCGGGCGCGCGGCGACGCGGCAGCCGCGCAGGACGACACGCCGACCGAGTCCTTCGCGCTGCCCATGGCGGTGAATCTCGCCAACGATGTGGCGACCACCTCCGTGGCCGGCACCATCACCGCCGCCGGTGCCGTGCAGATCACGGCCGACGCGGACGTCGAGAACGAGACCGAGGGTGTCGCCGGTGTGCACGGCGCCGATGCGGC contains:
- a CDS encoding methyl-accepting chemotaxis protein translates to MLGKLTIRRRLAYGFGFFFAMLAVSGLLGLNRLSSLDSTLDRIVTVDWNKTVLANEAMDLMNANARETFLLFLTDDRAPVKERIGKNVLAITERLDKLEKLLYRPEGQSLLAEVKSRRSEYVASFHEVSRLLDAGQTAEASRRMSSETVPRLAALLGSVTRLIEFQGTILEQSGRQSHETYTTARNVISLFLAIGGIAAVLLAVSIIRSVMRPLGGEPDEAKAVVQRIAGGDLTHEIVLQPGDRTSLLAAMRDMQTSLRNMISELKSNSDSVSGAAQQLSAAAVQLAAGTARQSESASSMASAVEEMTVSITHVAESADVARQATNETGLQSSSGRQVIGNTVEEMGKISEAVEAASAIIHDVGDESQKISGIVQVIKDVAEQTNLLALNAAIEAARAGETGRGFAVVADEVRKLSERTAAATTEIAAMILSAQNRAQAAVTTMQGVVTRVSSGVALAHRAGESMSAIGDSAEKLVGTVNEISRALKEQSVASNDIAGNIERVAQMSEENSAATRAAAETAHRLEKLAVEAHEAVSRFSL
- a CDS encoding STAS domain-containing protein, with the translated sequence MDRIPILKMGRFLLVTIQVDMHDRLALALQEDLTNRIAAERSRGVLIDISALDMVDSFIGRMVANIAGMARVLDAETVVVGMQPSVAITLVELGLPLVGVQTALNVEKGMALLQTRVKQRL
- a CDS encoding anti-sigma regulatory factor, whose protein sequence is MRQAVRERALAQGFGLVDQTKVVTAASELARNTLDYGGGGEVTIESLSHAGRTGLRLVFADRGPGIPDIERALKDGFTTGNGLGLGLGGAKRLSSEFDIDSIPGQGTRITITRWRA
- a CDS encoding EAL domain-containing protein, with product MITMPGLTEREPSADESPVGPGLPLPPAPPQERPFWVLLLSFTVLVLVIVAAGVLAHRRAESAAKAEVQTVLSAVTSIKIAQIESWRAELHDRALTLATDPAFARDVDALERSARRETPRLRDIAFRLQALLRTRQFSAVTVFDRRGRVIDSAGDAVIPADAPPDDGYSEDPVQWQDLQIFGDAGAIRMALHVCIGQNGSDPAAACPSLRLEVDPSQYLYPIVQANPTGSATAETFLFRTEDERIVYLNALKHRPGPPLALHVDANRPELLAAQVMKGYEGMLEGEDYRRVRVVGYGRKVPASPWSLVSKVDAAEVYAPLVRQTRTILVATLSAVLLCGLTVGSWWRQQRTRVALERLRAEEARRALARHYGSLTRTSNDVILLADGERRIVEINERAAAQYGVPPDDLVGMRLRDLCSLDAVEAHELDWMRCGERGLLFETEHRRADGTVFPVEISGRALTDAQGVWYQAVIRDISDRRRLESRMRLYSMVFETTGDAVLITDERQRIIAVNPAFLEITGYTLDEVIGQTPRLLSSGRQDREFYSRMWTAIARTGHWQGEIWNRRKDGSVYPEWQHISVVQDLAGRVTHYVAIFSDISERKATEERINHLAQHDPLTDLPNRFLMQERLEDAIVVARQQKHRVGVMLIDLDRFKNINDSLGHPVGDRLLQGVASRLAHALRRNDTVCRLGGDEFVVIVPDVKDTNYLGAVADRLLDALAEDFHLDDHDIHVTTSIGVSVYPDDGEDMDVLIRNADTAMYQAKEKGRNGYQFFTADMNERALERLTLESELRAGLSRREFVLHYQLQCSMATGRVVGVEALVRWNSPKLGLVPPARFISVAEESGLIIPLGEYLLTQACRQRRIWLDQGLTDFPVSVNVSPLQFRDDNFDQRVANVLLETRLPARLLDLELTESAVMHRGVETVQMLERLKALGVTLSIDDFGTGYSSLGYLKSFPIDRLKIDRSFVRDLLEDANDVAIVRAIVALGHTLELRVIAEGVETAEQCALLRNTGCDECQGFLLGMPMEAHLVPRACVTARDRLFHDAAADEVA
- a CDS encoding STAS domain-containing protein, with the translated sequence MNAITPQQLRGLLEAHETNILEDWVARQKASAAFRPDLIGEKALATQSTEFLRALLAALEHATSTDIFRTEWTDVRHMLEDISASRAHQGFSPSETATFVFSLKEALFSVLREKLRHDGQALADTLWYTTELVDKMGLFTTEAYQRRREEVIVRQQRELLELSTPVVQLWDDIVALPLVGTLDSSRAQVVMETLLQRIVDTGAAIAILDITGVPTVDTLVAQHLLKTIAATRLMGADCIISGIRPQIAQTIVHLGVDLGEVVTKATLADAFAVALQRTGARIVAGAHSEG
- a CDS encoding SpoIIE family protein phosphatase, with the translated sequence MSSGGIALSVDEGSAVAEARRQASIMAGAMGFNEERAGVLALVVTEAVSNMVKHAGNGTLVLQRRSDARARGVEVLALDRGPGMASVTASMRDGHSTAGSPGWGMGALSRLASDLQIHSRSGEGTILRCVVWRDDPPAPPRHLEYGAVCVPLKGELVSGDSWGLHASGCRHRLIVVDGLGHGPEAAEAARRATEVVENSGATSPQDCLESVHLALRPTRGAAAAVVDLRPAGGTGAFCGVGNIGCMVCVGDTSRSLASHNGILGHQVRKFQTFDFPFPAGALLYAYSDGMTSRWDPSAYPGLVARHPSLIAGALFRDHSRGRDDTTIVVIRNLGTEVP